In Acinetobacter sp. C32I, one genomic interval encodes:
- a CDS encoding NAD-dependent malic enzyme, producing MSVNLSKIKKPLYIHYAGNALLELPLLNKGSAFSEEERENFNLHGLVPYNIENIEEQTQRSYQQYLSFDSDLNKHIYLRNIQDTNETLFYNLLSQHLDEMLPIIYTPTVGEACQRFSDIYRRHRGIFISYPERQYIDQIIHNVNKKNVKVIVITDGERILGLGDQGIGGMGIPIGKLSLYTACGGISPAYTLPITIDVGTNNQELLDDPIYMGWKQPRIRGEQYYEFVEQIIKAVRQRWPDVLIQFEDFAQTNAMPLLTQYRDKICCFNDDIQGTAAVTVATLIAASRAQGKQLKDQTVTFVGAGSAGCGIAEQIVRQMMDEGLSDHEARSRIFMVDRFGLMTDQQPNLLDFQQKLATPVNAISTWEYTGDNVALLDVVKNAKPSILIGVSGQAGLFSEEVIKTLAKYYKHPIVLPLSNPTSQVEAQPKDIIEWTQGAAIVATGSPFAPIYYQGKVYAIAQCNNSYIFPGIGLGVIACGATHISDSMLMAASTALADCSPRLKNAAADLLPNINDIQQVSKFIAFKVAKAAMADGLAVPLSNDVLKQAIEDNFWTPEYRNYRRVSY from the coding sequence ATGTCTGTGAACCTTAGTAAAATCAAAAAACCTTTATATATTCACTATGCTGGAAACGCTCTTTTAGAACTCCCTTTGTTAAATAAAGGCTCTGCTTTTTCCGAAGAAGAACGAGAGAATTTTAACTTGCACGGTCTAGTTCCGTACAATATTGAGAATATTGAAGAGCAGACTCAGCGTTCCTATCAGCAGTACCTTTCCTTCGATAGTGACTTGAATAAGCATATTTATTTGCGAAATATTCAAGACACCAATGAAACCCTGTTCTATAACTTATTGAGTCAGCATTTAGATGAAATGCTGCCGATCATTTATACCCCAACAGTTGGTGAGGCTTGTCAGCGCTTTTCGGATATTTACCGTCGTCACCGCGGTATCTTTATTTCTTATCCAGAGCGTCAATACATCGATCAAATTATCCATAACGTTAACAAGAAAAACGTGAAAGTAATTGTGATTACTGACGGTGAACGTATTTTGGGTCTCGGCGATCAGGGTATTGGTGGCATGGGCATTCCAATTGGCAAATTGTCACTCTATACCGCATGTGGTGGGATTAGTCCTGCTTATACTTTGCCGATCACCATTGATGTCGGTACCAATAACCAAGAATTGCTTGATGATCCAATTTATATGGGTTGGAAACAGCCGCGTATCCGTGGTGAGCAATATTATGAATTTGTTGAGCAAATTATTAAGGCAGTGCGTCAGCGTTGGCCAGATGTGCTGATTCAATTTGAAGATTTTGCGCAAACCAATGCCATGCCTTTATTGACTCAGTACCGTGATAAAATTTGCTGTTTTAATGATGATATTCAAGGCACAGCAGCAGTCACTGTTGCGACCCTCATTGCTGCCTCAAGAGCACAAGGCAAACAGCTAAAAGATCAAACGGTTACTTTTGTGGGTGCAGGCTCAGCAGGATGTGGTATTGCTGAACAGATTGTTAGACAGATGATGGACGAAGGTCTGAGTGACCATGAAGCGCGTTCGCGTATCTTTATGGTGGATCGTTTCGGCTTGATGACCGATCAACAACCGAACTTACTCGATTTTCAGCAAAAACTTGCCACACCCGTCAATGCAATCAGTACTTGGGAATATACAGGTGACAACGTCGCTTTGTTGGATGTGGTCAAGAATGCCAAACCAAGTATCTTGATTGGGGTATCCGGACAGGCAGGTTTGTTTAGTGAAGAGGTCATCAAAACCTTAGCTAAATATTATAAGCATCCGATTGTATTGCCGTTGTCGAACCCGACTTCACAAGTGGAAGCACAACCAAAAGATATTATTGAGTGGACGCAAGGCGCTGCAATTGTGGCGACCGGTAGTCCTTTTGCACCGATCTATTACCAAGGCAAGGTCTACGCCATTGCACAGTGTAATAACTCCTATATTTTCCCGGGGATTGGCTTAGGTGTGATTGCTTGTGGTGCAACCCATATCAGTGACTCGATGTTAATGGCTGCAAGTACAGCTTTGGCAGACTGTTCACCGCGTTTGAAAAATGCTGCAGCGGATTTATTGCCAAATATCAACGATATTCAACAGGTGTCTAAGTTTATTGCCTTTAAAGTGGCAAAAGCTGCTATGGCCGATGGTTTGGCTGTACCGTTGAGTAATGATGTGTTGAAACAAGCGATTGAAGATAATTTCTGGACGCCAGAATATCGTAACTATCGCCGTGTTAGTTATTAA
- the trbK gene encoding entry exclusion lipoprotein TrbK has translation MPEVNDENCKRENIAKIKDDFA, from the coding sequence ATGCCTGAGGTTAATGATGAAAACTGTAAACGTGAAAACATTGCAAAGATCAAGGATGATTTCGCCTGA
- a CDS encoding SDR family NAD(P)-dependent oxidoreductase — MKSFNQKVAAITGAGSGIGQQLAILLAQQGADLALSDVNEKGLAETQALLQRYPVKVTVTKLDVSDQQAVRDWAEDSFKAHGKINLIFNNAGVALASTVEGMSYEELEWIFKINFWGVVYGTKEFLPYLKQSGEGHVINISSLFGLTAQPTQSAYNATKFAVRGFTEALRQELKLQNDGVSATCVHPGGIRTNIANSARMSDSIRSLGMNPAKASQAFNKVLKTPPEQAAKVILDAVKADKARILIGNDAKVLDLIQRITPTHYSHALSFFSNKSKKNKA, encoded by the coding sequence ATGAAAAGTTTTAATCAAAAAGTCGCTGCAATTACAGGTGCAGGATCTGGAATTGGGCAACAACTGGCGATTTTATTGGCACAGCAAGGCGCAGATTTAGCGCTGAGTGATGTCAATGAAAAAGGTTTGGCAGAAACACAGGCATTGTTACAACGGTATCCAGTTAAAGTCACTGTGACCAAACTGGATGTCTCAGATCAACAAGCCGTTCGTGACTGGGCAGAAGACAGCTTCAAAGCACATGGCAAGATCAACCTGATTTTTAATAATGCAGGTGTAGCGCTCGCCAGTACCGTTGAGGGCATGAGCTATGAAGAATTGGAATGGATTTTCAAAATCAACTTCTGGGGCGTGGTCTATGGCACTAAAGAGTTCTTGCCTTATCTCAAGCAAAGTGGAGAAGGGCATGTTATTAATATTTCCAGTTTGTTTGGCTTAACCGCACAACCGACTCAAAGTGCCTATAACGCGACTAAATTTGCAGTTCGTGGTTTTACCGAAGCCCTACGACAAGAATTAAAACTTCAAAATGATGGCGTGAGTGCAACCTGTGTACATCCAGGTGGAATCCGCACCAATATTGCCAATAGTGCACGGATGAGTGACAGTATTCGGAGCTTAGGTATGAATCCAGCCAAAGCCAGTCAGGCATTTAATAAGGTTTTAAAAACACCACCAGAGCAGGCGGCTAAAGTCATTTTAGATGCGGTGAAAGCGGATAAAGCACGGATCTTGATTGGCAATGATGCCAAAGTACTGGATCTGATTCAGCGCATTACACCGACGCATTATTCACATGCCTTAAGTTTTTTCAGCAACAAATCCAAGAAAAATAAGGCTTAA
- a CDS encoding amidohydrolase family protein: MTRLDFAIIDPHIHQWDPYHTPHSAALLVKALGKYPVVMDRVVRLVKPKPLLDSLGLTEYVLRPYLPEHYQADTSPFSVESVVHVEANWHHHKGFGVVEETDWIQQLDFKARGLKLGAIVATADPRDRKFKDILKAHQQASPLFRGIRKMAAWHQDKGVYRWCDRPHLYQNRSFLKGFEQLAKLDLSFDAWGYSTQLAEITSLAKQFPETRIVLDHLATPVGLFGAVGKKTGMTQSQRDAIFKQWQQDLARLAEQKNVHAKISGLMMPVLGHRFYQQDRTASIAEMVNLLSPMIQHAITVFGTERIMFASNFPMDKPNARLNDLIHAYIQMLSPYGDQALHAMFRQNAANFYQLQIEPSYEKF; the protein is encoded by the coding sequence ATGACAAGATTAGATTTTGCAATCATCGACCCGCATATTCATCAATGGGATCCTTATCACACACCGCATTCAGCAGCCTTATTGGTCAAAGCTTTGGGAAAATATCCTGTTGTCATGGATCGAGTGGTCAGGTTGGTCAAGCCTAAGCCTTTATTGGATAGTTTAGGCTTAACAGAGTACGTATTACGTCCTTATTTACCTGAGCATTATCAGGCCGACACTTCGCCATTTTCAGTCGAGAGTGTGGTTCATGTCGAAGCCAACTGGCATCACCACAAAGGCTTTGGTGTGGTTGAAGAAACGGATTGGATTCAGCAATTAGATTTTAAAGCACGGGGTCTAAAATTAGGCGCTATTGTTGCGACAGCTGACCCAAGAGATCGAAAGTTCAAAGATATTCTTAAAGCCCATCAGCAGGCGAGTCCACTTTTTCGCGGTATTCGTAAAATGGCGGCTTGGCATCAAGACAAGGGTGTTTACCGTTGGTGTGATCGGCCACATTTATATCAGAACAGGAGCTTTCTCAAAGGTTTTGAACAACTGGCAAAACTGGATTTATCTTTTGATGCTTGGGGCTATTCCACGCAATTAGCAGAAATCACCAGCTTGGCCAAACAATTTCCTGAAACACGTATTGTGCTTGACCATCTGGCGACACCTGTTGGGCTGTTTGGTGCAGTGGGCAAGAAAACGGGAATGACACAATCGCAGCGTGATGCCATTTTTAAACAATGGCAACAGGATTTGGCACGACTGGCCGAGCAGAAAAATGTCCATGCCAAAATCTCAGGTTTGATGATGCCCGTATTGGGACACCGTTTTTATCAGCAAGATCGAACGGCAAGCATCGCAGAGATGGTGAATTTACTGAGCCCCATGATTCAACATGCAATCACGGTATTTGGTACAGAGCGGATCATGTTTGCATCCAATTTTCCCATGGATAAGCCGAATGCCCGTTTAAATGACTTAATCCACGCCTATATTCAAATGCTGAGTCCTTATGGTGATCAGGCTTTGCATGCCATGTTTAGACAAAACGCTGCCAATTTTTATCAACTTCAAATAGAGCCATCATATGAAAAGTTTTAA
- a CDS encoding TonB-dependent siderophore receptor — MSAFSPRKNLITVEILKQSSPFLLSLIPVLSWAETTSIQPTQLATINVQAEQSSSYIAAQTASTLRGNQNNLESPQTVNVVSKQYMKDYLPANLDNALTQVSGITQGNTLGGTQDTVMKRGFGDNRDGSITVNGMPIVQGRTMNAAVEQVEVLKGPASLLYGIMDPGGVVNVITKKPETTQKTEFSVYGSSFAAGKNGLGAILDTTGAISDSNFAYRFIADHSDADYWRNFGNLKQTLIAPSLDWDNGQTKVNLSYQYRDFDVPFDRSTIFDPNTKKALPISKYQRLDEAFNQMKGEAHLAQLLVDHQLNDNWSAHLGYSYNYETYDANQLRVTKLNTANHTVTRRTDATLNAESIDSNAQAYLNGSVNLLGLKHDIQIGSDIEYRKYFRPDMVRGDSSTLDYLNPKFGTVEASKNIVASDSDQTDKLHTYGFYLQDAIHLNENWIAVLGGRYLNYQQTAGRGRPFKENTNTKDDAWLPHAGLVYQWNDQLSFYGSYTESLKPSSSIAPLGGNAVIDADVKPEQAKSYEVGAKYEFNERIKANFALYDIKKRNVLAKVTNSSSNEVELHTTGAVRSKGAELDLTGRLTDQLDATLTYAYTDAKVTEDELGLQGNRLSNVARDTASLALAYNYGELYHGKLRLGLSGNYVGKRAGDSENSFDLPEYALANAFVSYDTTIAKQAVNFQFNLNNIFDKTYYTASVNNLAVSQGDSRQAVLRATFKF; from the coding sequence ATGTCTGCTTTTTCGCCACGCAAAAACCTCATTACTGTTGAAATTTTAAAACAAAGCAGCCCATTCCTTTTATCTTTAATACCGGTGCTGTCGTGGGCAGAAACGACCTCGATACAACCCACGCAACTCGCAACCATTAATGTTCAAGCTGAGCAATCCTCAAGCTATATCGCTGCACAAACAGCATCAACATTACGTGGCAATCAAAACAATCTAGAAAGCCCACAAACGGTAAATGTGGTGTCTAAACAATATATGAAAGATTATTTGCCAGCTAACTTGGATAATGCACTAACCCAAGTTAGTGGTATTACTCAGGGTAATACTTTGGGGGGTACTCAAGATACCGTCATGAAACGGGGCTTTGGGGATAATCGTGATGGCTCGATTACCGTGAATGGCATGCCAATTGTGCAAGGTCGCACCATGAATGCTGCAGTTGAGCAGGTTGAAGTATTAAAAGGTCCTGCATCTTTACTCTACGGCATTATGGACCCAGGTGGTGTGGTCAATGTCATTACCAAAAAACCTGAAACGACACAAAAAACTGAATTTTCAGTGTATGGTTCAAGCTTCGCCGCAGGTAAAAATGGTCTAGGTGCGATTCTGGATACCACGGGTGCAATCAGCGACAGTAACTTTGCCTATCGTTTTATTGCCGATCATTCCGATGCAGACTACTGGCGTAATTTCGGTAATCTCAAACAGACTTTAATTGCGCCCTCATTGGATTGGGATAATGGTCAGACTAAAGTCAATTTAAGTTATCAATATCGTGACTTTGATGTGCCTTTTGATCGCTCAACCATTTTTGATCCCAACACAAAAAAAGCTTTACCGATCTCGAAATATCAACGTCTGGATGAAGCCTTTAACCAAATGAAAGGTGAAGCTCATTTGGCACAACTATTGGTTGATCATCAGCTTAATGATAACTGGTCAGCTCACTTGGGCTATAGCTATAATTACGAGACTTACGATGCCAATCAACTCCGTGTGACCAAGCTAAATACGGCCAACCATACGGTGACACGCCGTACCGATGCCACCTTAAATGCAGAAAGTATAGACAGCAATGCCCAAGCCTATCTCAATGGTTCGGTCAATTTACTGGGTTTAAAGCATGATATTCAAATTGGTTCAGATATCGAATACCGTAAATATTTCCGTCCAGATATGGTTCGTGGTGATAGCTCAACCTTAGATTATTTAAATCCCAAGTTTGGAACAGTTGAAGCATCTAAAAATATCGTTGCATCCGATAGCGACCAAACTGACAAATTGCATACCTATGGTTTTTATCTGCAAGATGCGATTCACTTAAATGAAAACTGGATCGCCGTACTCGGTGGCCGTTATCTGAATTATCAACAGACCGCTGGACGTGGACGACCATTTAAAGAAAATACCAATACCAAAGACGATGCTTGGCTCCCGCATGCGGGCTTAGTCTATCAATGGAATGATCAGCTGTCTTTCTATGGCAGCTATACCGAATCCCTCAAACCCTCGTCTTCAATTGCACCTTTAGGCGGCAATGCAGTCATTGATGCCGATGTCAAACCTGAGCAAGCCAAATCTTATGAAGTCGGTGCAAAATACGAGTTCAATGAGCGTATTAAGGCCAACTTTGCACTCTACGATATTAAAAAACGTAATGTTTTAGCCAAAGTCACCAACTCATCGAGTAATGAAGTTGAACTGCATACCACAGGCGCAGTCCGTTCCAAAGGCGCTGAACTCGACCTGACAGGCCGTCTGACTGATCAACTTGATGCCACCCTGACCTACGCCTATACCGATGCCAAAGTCACTGAAGATGAGCTTGGTCTGCAAGGCAATCGCTTGAGTAATGTCGCACGAGATACTGCATCACTGGCCTTAGCCTATAATTACGGTGAACTTTATCATGGCAAATTACGTTTAGGCCTCAGTGGCAATTATGTCGGCAAACGTGCGGGAGACTCGGAAAATAGCTTTGACCTGCCTGAGTATGCACTGGCCAATGCCTTTGTCAGTTATGACACCACCATTGCCAAACAAGCGGTTAATTTTCAATTTAATTTAAATAATATCTTTGATAAAACTTACTATACAGCCAGCGTTAATAATCTGGCGGTGTCTCAAGGGGATTCTCGTCAAGCGGTATTACGTGCCACTTTTAAATTCTAA